In Campylobacter mucosalis, a single window of DNA contains:
- a CDS encoding TRAP transporter small permease, whose translation MQRFFEILDIGIASVNKTIAVIGIAAGTLLAFVNVVMRYCFDTGWAWAGELTNYLFIWSAFFAAAYGFRKGIHISVTILIERFPAPIAKAYLVFSSVITTLFLMFIVIYSLQYLQILKELEFMSVDLGVPQWIPMSVLPIAFLGASYRAGEKVYQIATTPADEVILNAEAEMIRDSINKK comes from the coding sequence ATGCAAAGATTTTTTGAAATTTTAGATATAGGTATTGCAAGTGTCAATAAGACAATTGCAGTTATAGGCATAGCAGCAGGAACGCTGCTAGCCTTTGTAAATGTTGTGATGAGATATTGCTTTGATACTGGTTGGGCGTGGGCTGGAGAGCTTACAAACTACCTGTTTATATGGTCGGCATTTTTTGCGGCGGCTTATGGTTTTAGAAAGGGCATACATATCTCGGTTACTATACTTATAGAGCGTTTTCCTGCACCAATAGCAAAGGCGTATTTGGTCTTTTCTAGTGTGATTACAACTCTATTTTTAATGTTTATAGTTATCTATAGTTTGCAATATTTGCAAATTTTAAAAGAACTTGAGTTTATGAGTGTTGATCTTGGTGTGCCTCAGTGGATACCAATGTCTGTGCTTCCAATAGCGTTTTTAGGTGCTAGTTATAGAGCTGGCGAGAAGGTTTATCAGATAGCGACAACTCCAGCAGATGAGGTTATACTCAACGCTGAGGCTGA